A region from the Onychostoma macrolepis isolate SWU-2019 chromosome 18, ASM1243209v1, whole genome shotgun sequence genome encodes:
- the LOC131524697 gene encoding extracellular calcium-sensing receptor-like: MAKSTVSLQLLLLIVHGVFMPASAQVCSLLGQPALPSLSAERDINIGAIFSIHRNALLKMHNYTSKPDPTTCVSLNLREFKFAQTLIFAIEEINNSTQLLPGIYLGYKIYDSCRSIAQTILSGMALMNGYEDTLSDTSCSRPPATHAIVGESTSSPTIGLASVVGPFNLPVISHFATCACLSDRTRYPSFFRTISSDYYQSRALAKLVKHFGWTWVGTVRSRNDYGNNGIAAFEKAAKEEGVCIEYSEAILSSDPQEQFLKTLEVIKKGTARVVLAFMALGDFLPLLKVISQHNITGIQWVGSESWITSRTLAETKEYSFLSGAVGFAIANAKIMGLREFLVNVHPDQEPKNELLKEFWEIVFQCSFRNIGSDGCTGSERLTELQNEYTDVSELRIVNKVYTAVYAVAYTLQNVLKDFRSSTDSSKRGRPTPQMVLKYMRDVRFTVKTGEEIFFDESGDPVARYDLVNWQPAEDGSLQFEHVGLYDSSLPPQQRLQVNQEHILWVDKIGQLPVSVCSETCPPGTRKAVQKGRPVCCYDCIPCAEGEISNGTDSSDCFPCDLEYWSNERKDKCVLKVVEFLYYTEIMGVVFCIFSFIGVLLTAMVSFLFYLHKETSIVRANNSELSFLLLFSLSLCFLCSLTFIGQPTEWSCMLRHTAFGITFVLCISCVLGKTIVVLMAFKATLPGSNFMKWFGPLQQRLSVVSLTLIQLIICVLWLTISPPFPYMNLSYYREKIILECNLGSALGFWAVLGYTGLLSIMCFLLAFLARKLPDNFNEAKFITFSMLIFCAVWLTFIPAYVSSPGKFTVAVQIFAILASSFGLLFCIFVPKCYIILLKPEKNTKKHMMRK; encoded by the exons ATGGCTAAGAGCACTGTGTCACTGCAGCTACTGCTGCTCATTGTACATGGTGTCTTTATGCCAGCTTCAGCACAAGTCTGCAGTCTGCTTGGTCAGCCTGCCTTACCTTCACTTTCTGCGGAAAGAGACATCAACATTggggcaattttctcaatacaTAGAAACGCTCTGCttaaaatgcataattataCTTCCAAACCAGATCCAACAACATGTGTCAG CTTAAACTTACGTGAGTTTAAATTTGCTCAGACATTGATTTTTGCCATTGAGGAGATTAATAACAGCACACAGTTGTTGCCTGGTATTTATTTGGGCTATAAGATATATGACTCATGTCGCTCTATCGCTCAAACAATCCTCTCAGGCATGGCTTTAATGAATGGTTATGAAGACACTTTGAGTGATACATCCTGCTCTAGGCCACCAGCTACTCATGCAATTGTTGGAGAGTCAACATCCTCACCCACCATTGGCTTGGCATCTGTAGTTGGTCCATTCAACTTACCTGTT ATCAGTCATTTTGCCACATGTGCATGCCTGAGTGACAGAACAAGGTATCCATCCTTCTTCAGAACAATATCCAGTGATTATTACCAAAGTAGAGCGCTGGCTAAGCTTGTCAAGCACTTTGGCTGGACCTGGGTTGGGACGGTCAGGAGTCGCAATGACTATGGTAATAATGGAATTGCAGCATTTGAGAAGGCTGCAAAAGAAGAAGGGGTCTGTATTGAATACTCAGAGGCCATATTAAGCAGTGATCCACAAGAACAGTTTCTAAAGACACTGGAAGTGATAAAAAAGGGCACCGCCAGGGTTGTGCTAGCTTTTATGGCATTAGGAGATTTTCTCCCCCTCCTGAAAGTAATTTCACAACACAACATCACAGGGATACAGTGGGTTGGAAGTGAATCCTGGATCACTTCTCGAACTCTTGCAGAAACAAAGGAATACAGTTTCCTTTCTGGAGCTGTTGGTTTTGCTATAGCAAATGCCAAAATTATGGGCCTGCGAGAGTTCCTAGTGAATGTGCACCCTGATCAAGAaccaaaaaatgaacttttaaaagAATTTTGGGAAATAGTTTTTCAGTGCTCATTCAGGAACATTGGCAGTGACGGCTGTACTGGTTCAGAGAGACTCACAGAGCTGCAAAATGAATATACTGATGTATCAGAGCTACGCATAGTAAATAAGGTGTACACTGCAGTGTATGCTGTCGCATATACacttcaaaatgtattaaaagacTTCAGATCCTCCACCGACAGCAGCAAAAGAGGACGGCCCACACCACAAATG GTGTTGAAGTATATGAGGGATGTGAGATTCACTGTTAAAACAGGTGAAGAAATCTTTTTTGATGAAAGTGGTGATCCAGTGGCAAGATATGACCTTGTTAACTGGCAGCCTGCTGAGGACGGAAGTCTGCAGTTTGAGCATGTGGGCCTCTATGACAGCTCACTGCCTCCACAACAACGTCTTCAAGTCAATCAGGAACACATATTATGGGTAGATAAAATTGGACAG TTGCCTGTGTCCGTGTGCAGTGAGACTTGCCCCCCCGGCACTAGGAAGGCTGTGCAAAAAGGTCGACCTGTCTGCTGTTATGACTGTATTCCATGTGCAGAAGGAGAAATCAGTAATGGCACAG ATTCTAGTGACTGCTTCCCCTGTGATTTGGAGTATTGGTCGAATGAAAGGAAAGACAAATGTGTATTAAAAGTGGTTGAATTCCTTTATTATACAGAAATCATGGGGGTGGTGTTTTGCATTTTCTCCTTCATTGGAGTGTTATTAACAGCAATGGTATCTTTTCTGTTTTACCTTCATAAAGAAACATCTATTGTAAGAGCCAACAACTCAGAGCTGAGCTTCCTGTTGCTCTTCTCGCTCTCACTGTGTTTTCTCTGTTCACTTACTTTCATTGGTCAGCCCACTGAGTGGTCCTGTATGTTGCGTCACACAGCATTTGGGATCACTTTTGTCCTCTGTATCTCCTGTGTTTTGGGGAAAACAATAGTTGTGTTAATGGCCTTCAAGGCCACACTTCCAGGAAGTAATTTCATGAAATGGTTTGGGCCTCTTCAACAGAGACTCAGTGTTGTTTCCTTAACATTAATACAGTTGATTATCTGTGTGCTTTGGTTAACAATATCCCCACCTTTTCCATATATGAATTTGAGCTATTATAGAGAAAAGATCATCCTTGAATGTAACTTAGGTTCAGCTCTTGGTTTCTGGGCTGTTCTGGGTTATACTGGTCTGCTATCAATCATGTGTTTTCTTTTAGCTTTTCTTGCTCGGAAGCTCCCTGATAACTTCAATGAAGCCAAGTTCATCACATTCAGTATGCTCATATTCTGTGCTGTCTGGCTCACATTTATCCCAGCTTATGTCAGTTCTCCTGGAAAATTTACGGTAGCTGTACAGATATTTGCTATTTTAGCATCAAGTTttggtttactattttgcatatttgttcCAAAATGTTACATAATTTTGCTAAAACCAgagaaaaacacaaagaaacacaTGATGAGGAAATAG